GCTGCGGCCTCGGCGTAGCCGACCGAGAGATTCTCTGCTGCTTCTGGACTCATTGCCTCTCCGTTCTGCAGTACGATGTCAAGTGCTTCGATCATTTTTACTTAGTCCTCACTGCGGGTTCGATCGTCTCCGAACGGTTCGTAGTTCTTTCCACCGCCATCATAAAACTTCCCAAAGAACTCGACGTACTCGAGCCTGATACCCTGTAATCCGGCACTTGTGATACCAAGTAACAAGACCAGAATGTGGCCAAGGATCAGGACGACTACACCGAATGCGAAGGCGGCAATTGCAACCGCGCCGTCGCCCATGTGGAAGAGTCCGGGGAACATCTCGACGGATCCCTCAGGGATCTCGTTCCACGGTGCGGCGAACGGGCGGCTTCCGTCTGTCGTCTCGTAGGCACCGAAGGTCAGCAGGTTGACGACGAACGCCATCCCACCCTTTGCGAGCAGGACGGCCGTCATCCGGGCGTACGAGACGACGTGTGCGAACGGCATCGCGAACTCTGCGAGTTCGACCGGGTCACCGATGGCGAGCAGGACGATCCCTGCAATAACCATCAGGAACGGGAAGGTGGCTTCGAAACCGCCGAGATAGGCGATATCGGCCGGGACGGTGAATACCGTCATCATATCGAAGCCGCTGAAGCCGAAGTCGAACGGCTGGCCGTCGAAGGCCGTGAAGATGAACTCCGGCTTGACGCCGGCAGCCTGCGGCGTAAACACCCAGATCCAGATCCCGTTCAGCATCAGGAGCCACGAGCCACTGTGGGTAATCGCACCCCAGAGACCGTGGCCGTGCTGGATGTTCTCGATGAAGTCGAGAATCCAGGCGATGTTCAGGTGCATCACACCGAGTGCAACGGCGACGATCAGCCACGCGTAGACGAAGTCAGCCGTCGCTGGTGAGAGTCCCTTATCGCCCATCGGCGCGCCGCCCTCGCCGAAGATCATGTAGCCGAGTTCGTGTAGGCCGAAGAACTCGCCGAACAGGATCCCGAAGAGGATCGTGAACGCGCCAGCCCAGATCGCAACGCCACCGAGACTCGAGATTCCTGGGCTATCGAATCCCTTGTACATGTAGAACCCGATCAGGACGTACAGCAGCCCGTACCCGACGTCACTGATCATGAATCCGAAGAACAGTGGGAACGTCAGGAACAGGAAAATCGTCGGATCGAGTTCGTTGTACTTCGGCCGATTGACTGCCTGGACCAGCATTTCGAACGGCTTCGCCGCCGACGGATTATCCTGAATCGTCGGCGGTTCGTCGCCCATCGTCACCGCAGAGCCGCCATCCGTGACGGCCTTCTGTTGTTGCTGGTCGTCTTCGTCTGCATCAGCCGACGGTTCGTCGCCTTCTTTCGCATCCTGCGTTCCCTGGTGGACGCCATCCGTATGGGTCCGACCGTGGCGGTCGTAGCTCGCGCGCTCGAGTTCTTCGATCTCGAGGCTGTCGCCGACCGCATTTCGCAGGGCTGTTTTGAGCCGCTCGAGTTCGTCGGACGGAACCCAGCCCTCGGCGATGAAGGCCCGGTCGCTCGTCGCGAACTGCAGCGGCGCTTCCGCACGCTGAACCTCGATGGTCAGCTCCGCCTCGAGCTGGAGCAGGAACGAACCCTCCTCGCGCTCGATACGTTCGAGTTCGTCGTCGATCTCGTCGATCCGGGACTCGAGTTCGTACTTGCGATCCTCGAGTTCGGAGACGTACGCCGACGGACTCTGTTCGGTGTCCGGCACGTCGTAT
The DNA window shown above is from Natrialba magadii ATCC 43099 and carries:
- a CDS encoding V-type ATP synthase subunit I, whose protein sequence is MSKVSVTGSKGVMPTVIETIHELNLVHLSDYDGSWEGFDNGNPIEGADDASEKLVTVRALESTLGLSEAEASGQGTLAENWEQRLEEVRTRINELDDQQTEVREELRQVDERIDRVAPFAELGIDLDLLSGYDTVDVLVGEGSEAEVQAALEAAEDIRAYETFTSGDVVAIVAAPTGEIDPVEDAGDADNVIDDALVGIEFTRYDVPDTEQSPSAYVSELEDRKYELESRIDEIDDELERIEREEGSFLLQLEAELTIEVQRAEAPLQFATSDRAFIAEGWVPSDELERLKTALRNAVGDSLEIEELERASYDRHGRTHTDGVHQGTQDAKEGDEPSADADEDDQQQQKAVTDGGSAVTMGDEPPTIQDNPSAAKPFEMLVQAVNRPKYNELDPTIFLFLTFPLFFGFMISDVGYGLLYVLIGFYMYKGFDSPGISSLGGVAIWAGAFTILFGILFGEFFGLHELGYMIFGEGGAPMGDKGLSPATADFVYAWLIVAVALGVMHLNIAWILDFIENIQHGHGLWGAITHSGSWLLMLNGIWIWVFTPQAAGVKPEFIFTAFDGQPFDFGFSGFDMMTVFTVPADIAYLGGFEATFPFLMVIAGIVLLAIGDPVELAEFAMPFAHVVSYARMTAVLLAKGGMAFVVNLLTFGAYETTDGSRPFAAPWNEIPEGSVEMFPGLFHMGDGAVAIAAFAFGVVVLILGHILVLLLGITSAGLQGIRLEYVEFFGKFYDGGGKNYEPFGDDRTRSED